Genomic DNA from Papilio machaon chromosome 14, ilPapMach1.1, whole genome shotgun sequence:
ATTGCATTGCATTTCTGATGTCGCTGAGAATTTGTCGCACCTGGGATTCCTTCAAGCCGCCACATGCGTCGGGATTATTCAAAACTTGTCGTAAATCACCACCACTGCAGTATTCCATACACAGTATCGGCAATTTCGATGGATTAGCACGCTCTAAACCTACAAGAAATTCCGGAGGCAGATTTTTCGTTCCAACTATATTGGGATTGTTGCAGCATTGCAACATCTCTACCTCTTTGGTCCATCTTTCTTTGTGTTTTGCCGTTAACTCAGGGCCCCATTTACAAGTTTTCATAGCAAGTTTTTCCTCTGTGTGTTTATGTTTCCATAATACCACGATTCCAAAACTTCCCGATCCTAAAATCCTGTCTTTCACCCAGTCaccaataaaaactatatcgtccatagcaaataaatataagcacTTTAGCACTAAAGTAACAGTAAGAAAATTTGTAAGTCTACAAAAATAACTTGCGTTCCAATTTTTCCTTAATTTCCTAACTTCGCGCAACACATCACATCATCTTTCTCACCACAGATGACTTTGACGTTGACAGGCATTAATCGTATCTTTGTGTCAATTTTCACACTCATCACTCAgtcaaagtaatttttaacataaacatttcatttcgATTTGTACTctgcttttatttaataaattatgaaataaatatggtgATATTAATACGAAATATAGTTGTGTTGCAAAAAGAGAAATCTTCGGCTTGCTTATGATTATGACATTGACAATTGATGTCAAAATGTGAagtgtcaaatttcaataaaaattattttattggttCGTATTACTCGGCTTTATTGCTTTAAATTcctaataaatattgtgattGTAAGATGTAAGAAGGACttcgattttaataatttttaatcggTATGTAGCTATGTTTGCTTAAACTAACTAACGGAAACTATCGATAGCGATTGTTtcaaactgaaaaaaaaacttgtttatgttagaaaacaaaacaataaaaaaaatcttatcggAATATACACTAATAaccttaataaaaacaatttcaagaaCATAAAAGCTTAAAGTATTTATCAAAGCTAAGTAAGGAAAGTAAATGGCATAAAAGGAGCTTATTGGCAGAATTATGAACATCATTTGTCACCAAgagaattaatattatagtaaactatcgtttaaataaaaaaataaatataatcttgaatattaattaattgaaggtctaaatattttcaggtcagttttaatatttactcttGTTTCAAGTCAATTTGAATATGATCATTATAATTACGAAAATCATTGATTTATATGACAACAGAGTATCAACGTAATTTTACTGAGACCTTAAGTCCCTTTTTTACAGCAAGAAATCTTAATGTTTGAAAATGGTGGATATATCAGTTGTATGTAGAACATGTATGAAAAATGATGGTGATCTTGTGAATTTATTTGTTCCTATGAAGATGGAACATAACTgtgaaatgttatatgttgATGCACTAATAACAGCTTCAAATTGTCAggtatgttttatgtattaagtTGGTGTACCTGCTGCTAGTTGGTAACCTTATCTAATAAAATCAATGAGTTCCCACTTCACAAAAAGGAGAGCAATAAAGCCCAGTCTTTTGTTAAATTGAACATAGATAACCTATCCTGTATTATTCTGAAAGAAGAGTATTGGatctaaaagaaaagaaaaaaatattcaagaaaTCTTATGTATATATTGGTGGTAGGGTgtgcaaaaataatattgcggGTAACATCAACAggtcattattttattaaatacaagatGTCGCCCTTGTCTTTGTCCCCAtcgtataaagaaaaaatagatTAGTCTATGTCCAACACCAGAGGGTATTCTATCTCAGTTCCTAATTTCATCCAGATTTCTTTAGACATCTTGGAGTTATGTGGTAACAAACCAAACTTGTGCATTTGCTTCATTActacaatttaatttccaGGTCACAAAAGAAGATGGTCTACCACAAAACATTTGTACGGATTGtgcaaatatattacaaattttaataacattcagaGCAAATGCTTTGAAAACAGAAGATAAtctaaaaaagttaatattctTTGATAATACATTGAAAGAAGAATTGAAGGATGAAgatgaaaataatacatacgAGAAGATAGAAATCTGTGAAAATGCAATATTAccgaaaattgaaaaaaccgaagaagatttttatgtttgtccAACATGTGGAAAACAATATACACATcataagaattatttaaaccaTATGGTAACACACGAAACAGAAAACACCGAAGTCAAATTAGAAACAGATTTTGACAGCATTGACGGTATACTTGATGATACAGATTTGTCAGagacaatatataaatgtgaagaatgcaataaagtatttaataaagaaagaacTTTAATATCACATAGAAGAAAACATgagaattatttaacaaagaaaaaaacctTTCAATGTGATTATTGTAATAAgatatttacaatgaaatcaCTGTTGAAACGACATCTGAAGTTACATTCTACAAATAGACCGTTTCCGTGCACTCAATGTTCAAAATCTTATACAAGACAAGATCAACTTATAGAACATATAAAGAGACATGATAAAGTCAAAGCACATGTTTGTTCTTATTGCAAtaaaggtaattaaaaaaccttttaaattcatttatcttactaatattataaactagcctttacccgcgattccgtccgcgcgttaaaaaaaaatacacacaagataaaaaagttcctatgtccatctcctagttctaagctacctccccatcaattttcagctaaatcagtttgaacgatcttgagttataaatagtgtaactaacatgactttcttttatatgtatagatgcgaatgtttagatgtatggatggatggatgattgttagAAGGTCTAGAACACCTTAACatatatgaaatttggcacagatgtagaaaatagtctagaatctagaagaacacataggctactaagtttttttttaaattaagcacAAACAGGGTCGGGACAGCAACTATTAAAGAGGAGagatttgtttgcattgaataggttcGGAAactattaaatcaatttgtaaaaattcttCTACTATTtaaaagctacactatcccatgacataggctatatttattactagatttttttacagcTAGTATAGAATGCTTATTTAACATCATGATATTTGTTCAGTATGTGGAACTTCAAATACtgtgaaaaaaaagttattttaaagttaaataaaaaagtactaatAATACAGCTAACAGTTTATTACGACTGAATATGGCTGTTTCTTTCAATGTCGTTGTAACCGATTCTATCGTCTTTTATAAGTGATTTcgactattattttttttttttttcaggtttCGCTCAATTATGTACCTTGAAGGAACATTTAAGAGTTCATACTAAAGAAGCACCATATTTATGTTCTGAATGTGGAAAAAGTTTTACGAACAACTCTAATTTACGTCAACATATGAATCGACATTCCGGAATCAAACCGTTCTCGTGTGCATTCTGTCCTAAAACATTTAGTACTAAAGGTAAGACCTAGTAATTATCTagatgaatttattttcaactctTTTAACTCGAGAATACTTTTAAACCGGGGAGACATTCTTGACAAAGCTGTTCTCAGACCTTTCAGGTGACAATCGCGGTTACGAGACAGATTTTCATACTTTCGCCTTTTCTAAACTATAGTAAATTCTTCACGCTATAGTACACCCTTATCGGATTTCTAATACACCCTGGGGTGTTCTGAATCTTTTTTGCGAATTACTGCTTTTTCGATTTTACTTTAAGATTTCTTCTTTATCTCGTGTATTCATTGACATTTGCAACCCATTGGATAGACTAAGAGCCGTGATATTTTGTGCCGATTTGATATTAACTATATTGTCGATGTGTGCTGAGgtttcaaagtaaaaatagaattaattatcATTAACATCGACAGTCGTGTTTAAgtcaaaatgaaacaaaagctGTAATTTTCAAGCAACCTATTCGTCCATAGAGATGATTGAGTGTATTTTGTGTAGCCATGAGTAAATCAGCTCTGAATCGGTTCAAAAGTACAACTCACATAAACTTGAACCGTTGAGCTTCAGCTCAACAACTAAAATGAAAGCTCATAGCTCATTGCGATGTACTATGACTGAGTCAACGAGCAGTGAGCTGCTTGATGACTAGTAGTTCACAACTCGAAACgcaaattataattcaatatatGTCCAAATCGAGCTGAGCTGCAAGTCACTGATCTGCTTCACACATGTGAGCTGTGAGATGATCTGCAGGTCATAAATTATTGTTGGGTTACCCATGGGTATATGACAACATATGACATGTCATATGTTTAGGTCAGATGGTGAGCCACATGGCGACACACACTGGCGCTCACCCTCACAAATGCGATGAGTGTGGCGCCGCCTTTACCAAGCCTAACTCACTCAAGAAGCACAAGTTCATACACCGCGACATCAAGGCCTTCGCCTGCGATACCTGTGATAAGAGGTatgttaaatttagtataaatcattataaaatgaaacctaataTCTATAAACAAAggaaacatttgaattttgcGTTTTAATTGTTAAGTTGAATTAAATGTTTGGCGGCACTTTTTTATAAgctactagctgttgcccgcagaattaaaaaaaaacttaatatgtagtctatgtgttctcccagactatgttttacatctgtgccaaatttcatcaagatacattgagccgttccagagatatatccatccatctaaactttcgcatttataatacatataagtaagttaagcaatttaatttatgtatgaaataataatattttcgatgtaattttttaattgtgtaatACTTAagttacacaatttaaaatttaagggccgtcaatattttgaaaaaaaaaaaaagctcaagcataatctatgacaaattGTCATAGATTATTCATTCACAGATGATCACAGACTACCAAATCATTTATGAACTGAGATTCGCCacatgtttttaatgttgccaTCTAAAATAGCTATCCATAGTCTATGATTTAAGGTGTAATTCCACTGACCCTCAGGTTTAACTGCAAAGACCACCTGAAGCGTCACCAGCGCATCCACACCGGGGAGAAGCCGTACCGCTGCAGGTACTGCGAGCGCGCATTCTCACAGAGCAATGACGTCATCAAGCACATGCGCATGCACGTCGGACAGGATATATACCAGTATGTATAACAGACTACGAAAATAGTTACATCTctcaaaaattttaacttttttagctgaattttcagatttattaatttaaaaaaagactatatattttttcacactTCAATATATAATTCGAATCGAAGGACGTCTTAGTTGTAAAaatgatgtttaattttattttaagcaaataactttattaatacatcaAGTTATAACTTGAAAGATTTGaaatgattattttgtaatcgTAGTTTTAATGCTTTAGGAAAAATtggagttttaaaaatttactttctaGTTTTGCTATCGAGTATAGtatgtcttactaatattataaatgcaaatgtttgtatggatggatgaatgtttgaaaatatctaaagatctcgctgaaatttaacacagatATAGACCATAATTTGGAAtaacataagctactaattaagtttttttttaaatcttagaCGGAATcgcaggcaacagctagttaattatatatttattttcaggtgtTCAGTATGTCATATGAAGTTTCGACTAATGAGAGATTTAAAGCATCATTATccaatacattatattaatagttCTAATGCACCAACAGTGCCGGTGGGGAATGGCATGGTGGCACCCATTATGGTACTAAAGACTGACACCGATGTACAAAATGTCACACAAACTGACATCATGATAACTGTCAATGATGGATTGTCCAATggcattattataaatacacagCAGGAAACTTAGTATTATTTgttcttaataaaatgaaaaaccaAACATTCGTGgattttttctgtaaaatttgcaagagaaaaataatttcaagaattataaatatacaataatactCGTAATTTCTACGAAATTATGCTATTTTTGAAATGTGTTAGTGCAATGGCCGCCAtgtttgaaatttgacatttatatgtttacaattttttttttatagtatgaCACTTAAATAGTTAGAGCCATAGACTATAGTTATGCTTAagttatgaaacaaaaaattcaGTGGAAttaataacctccttctttttgaagtcggataattataattaaaaaattgttggctcatttctatattaaaaatagcaaatTGTGTATCTGAATTCAAAGacaatcgcaaatgcgttacctaccttttATCGatagaggaggggacgcacagaaaggggatatttccccttcccgtcatttccttataagaaaatgttggGAAGTGAACGTGAATTATAATTAGgctaaattctttttttatagttattataatttagtttatgtaTCTTATATTGGTGatattagaataaatatatatgtaaaaatgactgaaaataAGGAATCAGTGTTGCCTTATTCCGATTTTAAGctctctattattatttattgaatataaggaacttataaaaataaatagcttaGTTGTTTTTTAGATGACTAAGTTCTGTAtaagaaatgtattttaaattattagaaaaaaattaaattttatcattctAATGCATTATAATTTCCTTTTAGAGTCGACCCTGAATAACAGTCTAAgggattttgatatttttctcgaTTATTCtaggaatgtaaaaaaaaatcgattattataaattttttacgaTTCTTTTggaatgatattttttttttatacaaaaatcgctttttattattactgtaaTAATCGAATTTTCCACTCAATGTTAAAATCCTTAAGTTTTTCTCCTACCAGAGTTTCTCGTTTATTCAGGTTTGActtttaatctaattttaaatgaatagatgataaaatcaaattaacttCTTTCATATGGCTatgattatttagtattattttatatttagaaaatattttaagtatttagtGCCACCAGATAATTGTGGACATTGTCATTTTATAACCGGACTGTCCGAGGTTACAACAACCGTACAAAGCACTTATCAAATGTTGACATGTGACATATCAAACTCCATCTAGGCAGATTCCGATATTGACAGACGCAGTCTAGACAGATTTTTCTTAGTCaacgcagaattaaaaaagaatccTATAATTTTATAGCCCGGGTACTCGTATATGTTCGCTATGTTCCATCTACTTTCCAGTCAAAGTCCCGTCATAATCGGACCTGCTTTCGGAGTTTATCCCGAACGTGGACTTACGGATGGcagacaaatttaaaataataatttttcgttATATGTAACccatatatacataataatcataaaatgtatttttagaaacaaaaaatatagtctaaccaagaatataaaaatcctgGTCTGGTGGCATCACTTTATACGCAAAGAATTTGTCCACacgtagaaataaaaaatcacccAAAAACGTTATCactattttttcaaagacaatgagtGTTGATGACATGTTTCTGTACGCTTACTTCGGCAATTAAAATACACGGTCACTTTGATACAAATCAAcactgttttaaattgaatctaatttatgtaaaaagttCCTGCATTGTGCCTTCTATACGGAAATAATTTGtatgcttatttatttattatttatataggtttaaatttaaaaatactttaggATAAAACTTCTgcaatttcatttttgtttccAAATGATTGTGCATACATATCacttatgttctatatccttgtaaaaatgtaataaaatatattgaaatgaatagaaaaatagttttattttctgtttgttCGTCCTCTAGAAAGACCGAtggtaaagtaaaaatttattaccttGAATAAAAAGCTAAGGAAAATATTGATTCTCAAATAAGACGCAGACAACCTTTCTAgaatatatagttatatatttattacctatGAACCTTATTTTGACAGAAAACTAAACCATAGATAACAAACTTTAGGAAGGTTTTGTCAATCTTTGATCTTTACTTGACATTTTTGACATCGATCCATCAATGTTGTCATCCCTTGATAATTTGTCAATATAAGGACGTGTCCGGACTAGCGGCTAGTCATAACACGACCAACCGGTTGTTGCTTAACGCATGTTATGAATAAACGGGATAAGACAGCCCCAATggcataatttaatacatatttacaggCACTAGAGACTTTAAACAGTAAtagtttcataaaaataatacagaacAGATACATGGAAATGCACTCGTTCTATTTTGAACGCGTTTTAACACGGCGTAAAAAAAACCCCTAACTTGCggtaggctccgaaccccTCGGTGGGAACGtatgatgaaaaaaaagcACCCGTGCGATTGCCGGCTAAACCTTTTGGCATTTTGGTTTCTATAGCAACTATTATTATTCACGATgcttcattaaattaaaacaaatcatgatgtaataaaataagaattattttgACGGTTCAAGaaccaataaaattttaagtaatttagcTTTTTAAACCTCTATCAGCAGATCTCAAATTTGTGTAAAATGCTAACGGTCATATTTCGTTTTGGAACTAAACGTTTAAGGTATctcttattgttttttcttatcCAACGAGATTTATtatgaatcttactaatattataaatgtgaatgtttagatgaatggatggatggatgtttgtttgaaggtatccccGGAACGTATCAgaggatctcgctgaaatgtGGCACAGATGtggatcatagtctggaagaacacataggctacttattatgtttttttttaaattccacgcggacggagtcgcgggcgacaattatttacgatataaaatttcctCTACCTACAATATCAAggtatcaaaaatataaaaaaaataaaattaaataaaaaagcatttgCATGGCGTGTAAACTGACGCCGGTGTCACTTCACGCTATCGAGTACACTCAATGCTCCACTTATCAGATAAATAAATCCAGAAAAGTGCAAAAGTGCATTGAAGTTCTTGAAAGTCTCGCACTTTTATCTTCACCTCATTTCTTGCGTCTAGTCCTGCAATGAATAGTTGCTAATTAACTATTGTTTAGTTccattctattatttatttgccaTCAGGCTAAGTAGTATGCCATTTTTActatagtaatatttaattttaatagaatacaatttaaaaaattattgtttccttcgtatgatttttttattcattaaatttcatttatattttcaaacaccAGCTATTATATGTATGattaactagctgttacccgcgactccgtccgcgcggaataaaaaatagaaaacggggtaaaaattatcctatgtccgtttcccgGTTCTAAGCttataccaattttcagtcaaatcgattcagccattcttgagttataaatagtgtaactaacacgaatttcttttatatatatagatgtttaaAAGCAAGACTTGGgaccattattatttatatttttgtatcaatcAAATGATACTTCTGCTTGTTGATTATTCTTTGCCGGCGTAGCACTGTACACAAAAGCTCTACCGTTTGCTACGAGTTTATACTTGAAGATAATACTTTGTAGGAAAAAGAACACAATAATGTTACGAAAGTAAATTATGTTACAgtggaattaaattaactaaatgtacttaatttcattaacaaaacaattaatttatagttaatttaacaaaaaatttaaataacaccaatcagttatattaaataggtctgtgtttaaatatttggtagacattgtttttttttgtttggttATTGCTCTTTCATAACTAGttcttaattatgttattggAAAAAACTATAACTTTTTGTGCTAAACTGTTAAGGTTCGATCCCcgattttataaaaggaaatttataaatatttagccGCTCAgtcaatatatttcaaatgcCTAAAAGCATCaatataattatcataataatttttaaaagttcttTTTCATACTTAATCTAAACTAAGAGATGGATTTTATAAccaactagcttttgcccgcgactccgtccgcgcggaataaaaaaaaaaagaaaagaaaacggggtaaaatttatcctatgtccttttcctggttctaagctacctacccaccaattttcagctaaatcgattcagccgttcttgagttataaatagtgtaactaacacgactttcttttatatatatagattaatgtCAGTGTAGTAGTTAAAAAGTTTACCCAAttgaatgaatataaaaaatatttatattataccaaAATGCAtatctgtttttaaattctttgtgCTAGGGCGGGCGGGGCGCGCCTCACTTATCACGAGCTCAGTGCGCACGGGGCAGTCCACAGTAACGCA
This window encodes:
- the LOC123721667 gene encoding zinc finger protein OZF-like, which translates into the protein MVDISVVCRTCMKNDGDLVNLFVPMKMEHNCEMLYVDALITASNCQVTKEDGLPQNICTDCANILQILITFRANALKTEDNLKKLIFFDNTLKEELKDEDENNTYEKIEICENAILPKIEKTEEDFYVCPTCGKQYTHHKNYLNHMVTHETENTEVKLETDFDSIDGILDDTDLSETIYKCEECNKVFNKERTLISHRRKHENYLTKKKTFQCDYCNKIFTMKSLLKRHLKLHSTNRPFPCTQCSKSYTRQDQLIEHIKRHDKVKAHVCSYCNKGFAQLCTLKEHLRVHTKEAPYLCSECGKSFTNNSNLRQHMNRHSGIKPFSCAFCPKTFSTKGQMVSHMATHTGAHPHKCDECGAAFTKPNSLKKHKFIHRDIKAFACDTCDKRFNCKDHLKRHQRIHTGEKPYRCRYCERAFSQSNDVIKHMRMHVGQDIYQCSVCHMKFRLMRDLKHHYPIHYINSSNAPTVPVGNGMVAPIMVLKTDTDVQNVTQTDIMITVNDGLSNGIIINTQQET